In Setaria italica strain Yugu1 chromosome IX, Setaria_italica_v2.0, whole genome shotgun sequence, the genomic stretch CATCTGGAGCACGCATCAGGAAGGAAACGACGACGACGGGGCAAGGGAAGCGGCAAAGCAAGCAACGAGGGAGGGTGGTGGGCGGGCGAGCGAGCACGTACTCCTGGTTCACGGCGTCCGCGCcctccgactccgactccgaggcctccgccgccgccgccttcgcgcCGGAATCTGCGACAGCAGCCAAACAACAAACACGGGGTCGAGAGGGAAAACGCAGTCAGCGCGCCAAGATCGAGGAGGAAGGACGCCGCCGACGGGCGGGAAGGGAAGgggcgagcggccgggcgcTCACCGTTGGCGTTGCCGTtggccacggcgccggcggcggcgccgttctCCTCCAGCTTGGACTTCTTCTCCGCGGGctcggccgcgggcggcggcggtgaggcggGAGGGGGCgagccggcgccggtggcggcggagggcgagggcggcgggggcaggcgcTTCTGGGCGGGCATTGGGGCGGCCGCGAGCGGGGTCGCGtggagcggcggcgaggtggagaggccgggcgggcggggctcgCGTGCGGGGACCTGCGGGCGGGCGTTGCTGCGCTGGGGGCGGGGATGGTTGGCACGGGGGTCTTACTGGGGGCCGCCTTTTCTTCGGCTCCTGGCGCTCTGCGAGTTCGGGTCGCCCCCGGTCTCGGATCGCGTACGCGTCGAGTCGTGTCCGGGAGTGATTGGGGGCGGGGTGCCCAAACATGGTGGTGTTCTTGCCTAGGCAGGCAGTGAGAGGAAGCCCCCCGTGCCGGCCAACTCCACCGGCGGCAGGGATCCTTGTCAACGAGCTCCATGCCGTCGATTTGGGACAGCGAGATACTTGTTCGGCAGAGATTGCTACTGCATCGCTGCGGCTGTAGCTGCAACAATCAAGCAAGCATTCTGAGTTTGAGTTATAGGTCTACTGTCccgtgcagctgcagctgctagcCAGTACAAACGAACAAAGTCAAGAAGACGAGGGTTCATCACTCCTCCAGATTGCGAGTTATTACTGTCTCATGTTACTCCGTTTAGTTACATTTTGTGCTTAAGCCTCCTTTAGAATATAGAATTTTTAAATCCTATAGGAAATTTTCCTATGTGACCCTTTGGAACGAAGGATTGACTATCTTTCAATCCTTCAAAATTCCTATGAAATGGCTCAATTCGGATTTTGAAGAAAATCTAACATGAGGTCCAACTTCTTAGAAACTTTCCGTCGATTTGGGACAGCGAGACAAGAAGACGAGGCTTCATCACTCCTCCAGGTTGCGAGTTATTACTGACTCATGTTACTCCGTTTAGTTACATTTTGTGCTTAAACCTCCTCGGAATATAGGATTTTTTAGATTTAAATCCTATAAGAAATTTTTCTATGTGGccctttggaacaaaggattgACTATCTTTCGATCCTTCAAAATTCCATTCCTATGGCATGGCCAGTTCATAGGAATTTTGAAGGAAATTTAACATGAGGTCCAACTTCTTGGAAACTTTCCTTTGTGTCTacctatttttcttctcattcttttatttttcctatattGCATACAAACACTCTATTACAAACTTTTCTACATTCTTAAATCATGTAGGATTGCAAATGTCATGTAATATTCCTATGTTTTTCCTATTCCTATATTTTTCCTATTCCTACATTTTAAgattcctccattccaaaaagattaaaaaaaatatgaccaACTAATGGTAGCAAACCACACCGCAAATCCCttctgaaaggaaaaaaaatattggtagCAAACGGAACAACGTTAAACACAGAGACCGGAGCTAAAAAGCACTTGACGCTTGTTTTGCTGACTTGGGACCTGCGCAAGCAAGCTTTCTCTTACTAAAGCTAGCGAGTAGCGAGCCCGATTCAAGGTAAATCTTGCTGGAACCAAACATGCCATAATTTTCACTGCTATTACCAATTCTTAATGTAGTTCGAGACATGGCAAATTTACTGAATATCTTTGGATCATTATGCTAATAGTAAATTTAATTGTACATTTTGTATTAAAGATTCTCCTCAATACGGATAGCATGTCCATTTGGATCCTTGACACTGATTATCTTGCCTTGCCCGCTAGTCTCGTCTTGCCAGGTAAAGCGAGGTGAGCTTCCGACTGGATGCTTGTTTCCGTTGCCACAGCTCACATCGGCTCGTACTGTAGCTTGATCCGGAGGGGGCGGAGTTTGATACAAAGTCAGGATCGATCCGGCGGCCACTATTGTGATTATGATGACTACAATCTTTTTTTCAAGTAAATAGCCATAGGTTGCTTAAAACCAAATTATATGAAATGTTTAGgttgttattgggaaaatctcttctaggatgttgatttttcattaaaaaatgcTATAAAAAACCTTATAAGGAGAGAGAGATGCGCTAGTCCTGCGTTCCACCGTACCACAATCTTTTGACCCAACTCGGTAAACCCTCTCCTTCTCGTTTGAACTCTGTATGCAGGCATGTGGTAGATCTATATGATCTTCAGCATTAAAAATAAGCAATCTTATTGtactgcatctgcatgcaaGATCAAGATTTTATTAGGGGCCCCAAGATGACGAGGAGGTCCACACTAGGTGTGCTTCGACTTCGATTCATCGGAGGCTTTGGCGCCATAAAAATTTCCcaaacagctaccaggccagggGGATGCCTTCAAGCGGATCGCAAGCGTCATCGCTTAACCTCTCTGTTTACCAATTTATTTGGAGTATATGATACATGACATCAGCGCATTGCCATCTGCTAACATCTATCTGTACAAAAACCAACTTGCAGTTATATATGCATAACTTGaataaaatataaaatttaTATGGAATAATAGTTGAGCTAATTTTAAACGTGAATTCCAAAAGAAAACATATGAACACTATAAAATCATTCATCATAAAGTCCTTTCCTTCCTCGTTTCGGGAGGAAAATTTTCCTTTTGTTCCAAATGGGGGCTCGCGGCTCGCTTTGTTTTATGTAGCTAGTATGAACAAATTGCTAGTATTATTTCAAAAATCTTTCCTCCAATAACCTAGTCTCCGTTTGACCGTTTGTAGGAGGATCCGGCCAACTCCCCTTCCCAAATTGCCGCCTCCGCTCCGGTGGGCGGTGGCCTTCCAACCCGCCGGAGAaccaccgcctccgcccatGTCGCTCCACCGCCTCAAGGAAACCCTCCACGcctgctcctcttcctcctcccaacCACAAACCCAGCCacgctcgccgcctcctcccgctctACTTCCGCGCAGGCCCCCAAAGACCTCCCTTtcggagcagctcctccgtctcgAGGCTGCCGCTggctcgtcgtcctcctccttttcttccagGATCGCACAGCTTCCACCCGTTCCCAGGCCCCCGATCGAGAAGCCGCGGGAAGACGACGAACCGACGCCGtcggatgaggaggaggagagaaaaaCTCGCCCCATcagccgcccccgcccgcctccgctaCCAGCGGCGGCCCTCGAGTCCCGCGGACCATACGAGCCACTTGTGCTCTCGCCGCCCGGAGAGCACCCCGTCGTCCAGGTACCGTACAATATATATGCAGCTCTTCAAATTGCCTGCCTCTCTTCGGGGGCAATAGGTtcgttagggcctgtttggaaagGAGGCATTACACGCGAAGTAGTTAAATTTCAATTCCCTAGGAATTGGGGTATTACAAACGGGGCATTAAAGTCTTTCTCGTTGGGAGGGAAAAAATTACGATTTTTTAACAATGTAGCAATAAACCCTACTTCTTGGGATAGAGGGAGAGCTGAGAAAACATCACACGAGAGTTTGCTACGGTATTATTCTCTCTGTGATTCCCTTCAGTTTTTCtcatttaaatttgaaatgatTTTTTAAACGAAGGTTTATCTCATTTAAATAGAAATTGGTAAATCAAGATACATTGCAATAGAGACAGTTCGAGCGAAAGTAACACGCATGGACAGGAGGAAAAATAATTGAGGATAAGCTACTTGCATGCATTTTTTGTATGTAACTTAATTTTTACATGTTCCAATGTGCTATTATCATGAGAATTGTATTAAGTTGATGATGAGCTGCTTGTATTTTTTATCAATTGACATTCAGGATTCACAACTGACGAAATCTCAAGGCCTCTTATCAATACTACTTAAAAAAGAAGCTTAACTATAGAACTACTCTGTAGTAAAGGGGCTAACAACCTATCTTTGAGGGGAAGATTGTTgtcccttttttttatttatattgtTCCTTCTGAACTGCTACTGTTTCTTACATAGACTCCTTTAGTTTACTTCCTCTTTAATGATGAGGTTTGTTTTTGCTGATAATTTTTTCCTGGCTTCAAGAAACATTGTAAATACTTGCACAATACATTTCTGGACTAGCTTTGGTTTATGCTAGCCCCAAACCACTAAAAAAATTGCTCTTGGAAAAGCTCTGGTGTGGCTAAGGTTTTGGCAAAACAAGGGTGTTCAATGTTGCCCAACGCTGTACAAACGTATCAGTTACAAACATGCACAGTAAATGTGATTTGCTCATATGCACACCATGCTTTATAGCATAGAGAACTATGTTCCTACATGATTATTGTTTGCAAACCATTATTCTTGATTTTGTTTCTCACTGGATTATCTGAATGGTTTTACACCTTTGTCCACTGTAGTATTATTTTCTGATCAAATTTGTTTTCATCCAGTATTGTGTTATATTGCCATGGAtagaaatgtttttttttcttttgtctctGTCTGAGACCTGATTGTTATCATTATTCATCACATTTACTTTCTGTACTTCTCCTTTGTCTGATTGTAGGTGCCCCCATCCATAAATTGTAGGCTACTTGCGCATCAGAGGGACGGTGTGAGATTCTTATACAATTTGTATAGAAACAATCATGGTGGTGTGCTTGGAGATGACATGTGAGGCTTCAGAATTGCTTATGATCCTTTTCTTTAAGTAGATGTATGATCCTCTTTTTGTTCTTAAATAATCCAGAAGTTAACCAAGAGTGTTCTTTTAGATAAGCACTTATTCAACCATATAAGATGGTGGTGGGGCTCCAAACTTTTTTAGGGAAGCAACTAGTCTTCTCAACGTAGTTTGTTAGTTCTGTTGCAAAATACTTAGGCCCCATTTGTTTGGGCTTCTACTGGCTTCTGTACGACTTTTTAAAGCACAGGAAATGAATTGGAAAAGACCATTTTTGAGAAGCAAGTTTCAAAAGTTGCCTGTTTATTTGAAAAGCAAGTGGCTTTTAGAATTGGTTTATCAAAAGCGGACTTCTTTGCTAGCTTTGTACCTGGAATGGATCCATCCTCCTCAACCAAGCACGAGGTGGGACGATCCCATCCCATAAAAACAGGGATAGGATCACAAGACCGTCCCATCTCAccttgtctccaaaccaaacacatgccaAACATACAGGCCCTAAGTAGAAAATTGTTATGTGCCGTCTACTTCCAGGAGCTCGGCTTATTAAATGGACATGATCTGCAGATATGTGCAATGTTGATGTAGTGCTAATCATTATTCCTATAACTGCACTTCTTATCCATTCTTTAACATTATTCCTCTTGTGATTTAGGGGTTTGGGAAAGACCATTCAAACTATTGCTTTTTTATCTTCTGTTATTGGCAAAGGTAATGGCCATGAACAATCAACAGACAAAGGAAAGAAGACTGGTCCTGTACTCATCCTCTGCCCTACTTCAGTGATTCGGAACTGGGAAAATGAATTTTCTGAGTGGGCAGAATTCTCTGTTGCTGTCTATCATGGTCCAAATCGTGAGTTGGTTCTTCAAAAAATTGAAACTCAAGGACTGGAGGTACTCATTACCAGTTTTGACACTTTCCGAATTCATGACAAGATTTTATGTGGTATCTCGTGGGAACTTGTGGTTGTTGATGAGGCGCACCGTCTCAAGAATGAAAAATCCAAGTTATATACGGCGTGCTTGGGAATAACAACTCAAAAGAGGTTTGGCCTCACAGGGACCATAATGCAGAATAAAATCATGGAATTATTTAATCTGTTTGACTGGGTTGTGCCTGGCTGCTTAGGGGATCGAGAACACTTTCGAGCCTACTATGATGAGCCTCTAAAACAGGGTCAGAGGGTAAGTGCTCCTGAGAGATTTGTTCAAGTTGCTGATGCACGCAAGAAGCACCTTGTTTCCGTCCTCAGGAAATTCTTGTTGAGAAGGACAAAAGAGGAGACAATTGGACATCTTATGCTTGGGAAGGAGGATAATATTGTTTTCTGTAAAATGAGTGATGTTCAAAAGCGTGTTTACAGAAGAATGCTGCAACAACCTGACATACAGATCCTTATTAATAAGGATCTCCGATGTAGCTGTGGAAGTCCTTTGCCTCAGGTTGAGTGTTGCAAAAAAACTGAACCAAATGGTATTATATGGTCTTATCTCCACAGAGACAACCCGGATGGCTGTCCTATATGCCCCTTCTGTCTTGTTCTTCCTTGTCTTGTCAAGCTTCAGCAGGTTATGTCCTGTTCTGTAATATTTTGGTcaacggcaacaacaacaaaaacaacaaaacctttttttattgtttctgattttttttaaaaaaatctgatAAATCTTCCTATATTATAGATTAGCAACCACCTGGAGCTGATAAAGCCTAATCCAAAGGATGAGGTTGAGAAGCAGAAAAAAGATGCTGAGCTTGCGGCTGCTGTCTTCGGTGCAGATGTTGACTTAGTTGGTGGTAGTGCTAAAAGTGAAAACTTCATGGGTCTCAGTGATGCAGAACATTGTGGAAAGATGCGTGCACTGGAGAGGCTTCTGTCATTGTGGACTCAGCAGGGTGACAAGATTCTTCTTTTCAGTTACTCTGTCAGGTTGTTGTTCATTTATGCGCTAACTATTTAGCTGATATACTGCCACAATGCCATGCACCTTAGTCTGATCACTTTTGATCTATATCAATATTTAGTCATTGATTTGCCAAATGCTTTAGTTATTGCTTCTATGCCACAAGCTAATGTTGTTTACTTCCTCAAATTTAGACTCAAAAGACATATTGCCAACTATTCTACATGAGTCCTGTTCCATCATTCGAAAAATGCATCTCCGTTTTGACTTCTGACTGAATCTTATTCTTCAGATCCACATAAAGTAGGAGAAGCATATTTCAGAAGATCTCTTACAGTTGGGCCACACTTGTTCATAAAAAATGATAGAATGAATAAAAATATCTTTCTTCCACTCTTGTAAAGGCTTCTCCATTCTTttcaattattgttaaattttgTAATGGAAAGTCTGTCACTTCATTTGCCATATTAGGTGTGCTTGGCTAGAGCATAAAAATCTTACTTATTTAGGCTTTCTATGGCCCTATCTATGCCAGACCATCTGAAGTAGAGTTGTAGTTTAGATTTATATGTTTGACAATGATGTTAGGGTGTGATTGGATTTGAAACTTTTCTACCTTGTGACCACCATTTTTCATGTTACCTAACTATTGATCGAAATATGAGTAGCTGAAGTCAATGGTgaaaattattcatgaatgTTGGAGTAACTTGATTACTGTTTCAGTTATCTTCTAAATACACATGCTTTAGATACGCTACTTGTTCTCGCATgcagaagaggaagagaaagggGGAGAGCTGAATGAGACATGTTCTACttgtatcatcattgcatttTTAGTTACTCGATGGATTTCATTTGTTTCTATGTATATACAGGATGCTTGACATACTAGAGAAGTTTCTCATAAGGAAGGGTTATTGCTTTTCACGCTTTGATGGAACAACTCCCATGAATGCACGACAATCGCTAGTGGATGAGTTCAACAGAAGCCCTAGCAAACAGGTGAATTTTGGTACTTCTATCTAACAGATTTTGGAAGAGGATAGTCGAATTAAGTGGTAACTTCTTTATACAGGTTTTCCTCATATCTACTCGGGCAGGTAATTTAGGTGTAAACCTTGTCAGTGCTAACCGTGTGGTGATATTTGATCCAAGTTGGAACCCTGCCCAAGACTTGCAAGCACAAGACAGATCATTTCGGTATGGACAGAGACGTCATGTTACAGTATTTCGCCTACTTGGTGCTGGTTCGCTTGAAGAGCTTGTTTATTCTCGACAAATATATAAACAGCAGCTTTCCAACATTGCAGTCTCAGGAAAAATAGAGAAACGTTACTTTGAAGGTGTGCAGGTAATACTCTCAGCtattgaagtttttttttccctaagaTTGAACAGAGGACATGAAGTGTTTTATGAGAAGCATGTGTGCCAGTACAATTTTGAGCTGTCTAGGAACGAAAGATGATGAGGTTTATTTTCTCAATTCTCTTGGATTGGTGTAATCATGAACTAGAATTTTAATCCATTCTATGGGAGCGCAAAGCTTCTCATCTACACCAAAAAGGATCAAAATATGTTATTTTCGTGTTCTGACATCTGTGTTTGCCCGAGTTACCTAACGCATTTGATTTCAGTTCCATAAGCATTTTTCATGCTTTCCAAACAAAGGTCTAGAGATGCATGTTTCTTTCATTGTCTTCTTATCTTCAGAGATGTGTTACTATTGAGACATTTGATAAGGAACTTAATGCATTGAGCAATGTATCAAATTTACTAAGTATTGTAACTGTTACACAGTATCTCAGTTTTAGGTCCAAGACCTAATGCAAGATGTTAAAAGTTTAAAATTCATAGTTGACATAAAGCATCTGGATGTATTGTTATGGAAAAGTGACATTGTGTAATCCACAGAATAGCAGTATGAATAATTGCCATTAAATGGCATTTGAGGAAACTCAAAAAACATGTCACCACTCATCAATCTTCCTATGCATCTTTTTTTCACACATCAGCGTATCTTTACCTTAAGAATTTCAATTTGGGCTGTTTTAGCCGTAATAGCCTCATAGGCATGACAGACTTGGTGCATTCATGCGTGCACAATAGTTTACTTTCAGATTGGCCTTTTGGGCTACTATAACAATAACGGCTTACtcactatatatatatgcttgGTATCTCATTTGGATAATTTTGATTTAGGATGACAAGAAATTTCAAGGTGAGCTCTTTGGGATCTGCAATCTGTTCCGTGACTTGTCTGATAAGCTTTTTACTAG encodes the following:
- the LOC101783350 gene encoding switch 2 — translated: MSLHRLKETLHACSSSSSQPQTQPRSPPPPALLPRRPPKTSLSEQLLRLEAAAGSSSSSFSSRIAQLPPVPRPPIEKPREDDEPTPSDEEEERKTRPISRPRPPPLPAAALESRGPYEPLVLSPPGEHPVVQVPPSINCRLLAHQRDGVRFLYNLYRNNHGGVLGDDMGLGKTIQTIAFLSSVIGKGNGHEQSTDKGKKTGPVLILCPTSVIRNWENEFSEWAEFSVAVYHGPNRELVLQKIETQGLEVLITSFDTFRIHDKILCGISWELVVVDEAHRLKNEKSKLYTACLGITTQKRFGLTGTIMQNKIMELFNLFDWVVPGCLGDREHFRAYYDEPLKQGQRVSAPERFVQVADARKKHLVSVLRKFLLRRTKEETIGHLMLGKEDNIVFCKMSDVQKRVYRRMLQQPDIQILINKDLRCSCGSPLPQVECCKKTEPNGIIWSYLHRDNPDGCPICPFCLVLPCLVKLQQISNHLELIKPNPKDEVEKQKKDAELAAAVFGADVDLVGGSAKSENFMGLSDAEHCGKMRALERLLSLWTQQGDKILLFSYSVRMLDILEKFLIRKGYCFSRFDGTTPMNARQSLVDEFNRSPSKQVFLISTRAGNLGVNLVSANRVVIFDPSWNPAQDLQAQDRSFRYGQRRHVTVFRLLGAGSLEELVYSRQIYKQQLSNIAVSGKIEKRYFEGVQDDKKFQGELFGICNLFRDLSDKLFTSEIIEMHGEHCKSSATEATGIREIVDTDLFGSQENRKSATATTDSDNQNLVDFGIVYAHRNEDVVNMGTNGRDKDGTDETVESSSEELQSKHETKHTVKVKSSSLEQKRKVVKSYSLEQKRKEFSQIASFIGMDDLEFSKWLLAASPVQRSEVLQKFKRKRKMKCEHNQN